In the Colwellia sp. 20A7 genome, one interval contains:
- the arcA gene encoding two-component system response regulator ArcA produces MENYQILIVEDEDVTRFNLRNLFEAEGYKVFEAFNEETMTTMLSQNDINLVIMDINLPGKNGLLLGRQLASNKNLGLIFLTGRDSDIDKVLGLEIGADDYLTKPFNPRELTIRARNILNRIGNNKNEIELEQPIVTFNEWKLNGNSREMTSPTGDVIPIPRGEYRALRLLIKNQGNIVSRQELIKEMTGRDLRDNDRTVDVTIRRLRKHFESNNNTLELINTIHGEGYRFVGNAK; encoded by the coding sequence ATGGAAAACTATCAAATACTCATAGTAGAAGATGAAGACGTTACACGTTTCAATTTGCGCAATTTGTTTGAGGCTGAAGGCTATAAAGTCTTTGAAGCGTTTAACGAAGAAACTATGACCACCATGCTTAGTCAGAATGACATAAATCTAGTTATCATGGATATTAATCTGCCAGGAAAAAATGGTTTATTACTGGGCAGACAATTAGCGAGTAATAAAAACTTAGGATTAATTTTTCTAACAGGTCGTGATAGTGATATTGATAAAGTGTTAGGACTAGAAATAGGTGCTGATGATTACCTAACGAAACCATTCAATCCTAGAGAATTAACCATTAGAGCTCGAAATATTCTTAATCGTATTGGTAATAATAAAAACGAAATAGAGTTAGAACAGCCTATTGTCACTTTTAATGAGTGGAAATTAAACGGAAACTCACGAGAAATGACAAGCCCTACAGGCGATGTTATTCCTATCCCTCGCGGTGAATATAGAGCATTACGTTTATTAATAAAAAATCAAGGTAATATAGTTTCTAGACAAGAGTTAATTAAAGAAATGACTGGCCGTGATTTACGAGATAATGACAGAACTGTTGATGTAACCATTAGACGATTACGTAAACATTTCGAATCAAATAATAATACCCTCGAATTAATAAATACAATACACGGAGAGGGATATCGTTTTGTAGGAAACGCAAAATAA
- a CDS encoding sensor histidine kinase, translating into MKTKNKLISNRKFIFASILGVASFVLIVILTSIIYIVETQEELKLEKYTRAWAKSLAQANVTYLVDNTKGAEKKANANLKKLVTADYINYIHIYKKGSTETTYFTGFNKSIYHPAIPSKINQLNELLTLKNQENNLELVVEIEQNKNIVGYLYIQASKKNIHDFIRELTFTAILFFLFGLTLFLILASYIKTKINQLITTLVESLQEISHSKNYDERIESLPFIEFDILAQNINVLLNRTSKHITKKDDTHQQALLQNNILAEKVQARTNALKESNQELLSTLEKLHQFQGQLVETEKMASLGDMVAGIAHEINTPIGLGITASTLMNDRLMEIKRAFEDKSLKSSQLKKFLTQGEENIEMIYRNLDRAAKLISSFKKVAVDQSSTETNIFNFRVLLDEVFITLKMRLHEQHINLIINCPENLIVESKAGQINQILVNLILNSIIHGFEDKPDGEINISVFYLSDQVHISYKDNGVGINESVKAKIFAPFTTTKRGSGASGLGLHLVFNIVTQALNGHIDFESEIGEGTKFNITFPALLSSEQ; encoded by the coding sequence ATGAAAACAAAAAACAAATTAATATCTAATCGAAAATTTATATTCGCCAGTATTTTGGGCGTCGCTTCTTTCGTGTTGATCGTTATTCTAACCAGTATTATTTATATTGTAGAAACTCAAGAAGAATTAAAGTTAGAAAAATATACGCGTGCTTGGGCCAAATCTTTAGCTCAGGCAAATGTTACCTATTTAGTGGACAATACCAAAGGTGCAGAAAAGAAAGCAAACGCTAACCTAAAGAAACTCGTAACAGCTGACTACATTAATTATATTCATATTTATAAAAAAGGGAGTACTGAAACAACTTACTTTACTGGATTTAATAAAAGCATCTACCATCCAGCTATTCCAAGTAAGATCAATCAATTAAATGAGTTGTTAACGCTTAAAAATCAAGAGAATAATTTAGAGTTAGTTGTAGAAATAGAACAAAACAAAAACATTGTTGGCTATTTATACATTCAAGCAAGTAAAAAAAATATTCATGATTTTATTAGAGAGTTAACCTTCACTGCTATTCTATTTTTCTTATTTGGTTTAACCCTCTTTTTAATATTAGCCTCTTACATTAAAACTAAAATTAATCAATTGATTACAACCTTAGTTGAATCACTACAAGAAATATCACACAGTAAAAACTATGATGAAAGAATTGAATCTCTCCCATTTATTGAGTTTGATATCTTAGCCCAAAATATTAATGTTTTATTAAATAGAACGTCAAAACACATTACTAAAAAAGATGACACACACCAACAAGCGTTATTACAAAATAATATTTTGGCAGAAAAAGTACAGGCTAGAACGAATGCTTTGAAAGAGTCTAATCAGGAATTACTTTCAACCCTAGAAAAATTACATCAATTTCAAGGACAGTTAGTCGAAACTGAGAAAATGGCTTCTCTAGGAGATATGGTTGCAGGTATTGCCCACGAAATAAATACCCCGATTGGTTTAGGTATTACGGCTTCAACATTAATGAATGACCGTCTGATGGAAATAAAAAGAGCTTTTGAAGATAAAAGCTTAAAATCAAGTCAGCTGAAAAAGTTTCTAACGCAAGGCGAAGAAAATATAGAAATGATTTACCGAAACCTAGACCGTGCAGCAAAACTCATATCTAGCTTCAAAAAAGTAGCGGTTGATCAATCTAGCACTGAGACAAATATTTTCAATTTTAGAGTTTTACTTGATGAAGTATTCATCACCTTAAAAATGAGGCTACATGAACAGCACATCAACCTTATTATTAACTGTCCTGAAAACCTTATTGTTGAAAGTAAAGCCGGACAAATTAACCAAATATTAGTTAACCTTATTTTAAATTCAATTATTCATGGTTTTGAAGATAAGCCCGATGGTGAAATAAATATATCGGTATTCTATCTAAGTGATCAAGTACATATCAGCTATAAAGACAATGGGGTTGGTATTAATGAAAGTGTAAAAGCAAAGATTTTTGCTCCTTTTACCACAACTAAACGTGGCAGTGGTGCTAGCGGTTTAGGGCTTCACTTAGTATTTAATATTGTGACTCAAGCGTTAAATGGGCATATCGATTTTGAAAGCGAAATAGGTGAAGGCACTAAATTTAATATTACTTTTCCTGCTTTACTCTCGTCAGAGCAATAA
- a CDS encoding methyltransferase — MSTSNISQILVRNSELLSAKTPLFINLMADGFIENYLLDNPNAKISCHNTNFFDYEAIKNKYNSQINTSFNSEYKTALEHDLVIINFPKSKDELAFTFAMIAPYLSDNAKVILVGEKKGGIQSSPKLTENFLQGCQKVDAARHCLIFAGIVNAENLNKNFNIEDWFKTYQININNISLTIASLPGVFSQKKLDVGTALLLDNLPQSMQGKVLDFGCGAGVISCFIGKKFESTQLDLLDVSALAITSAQRTLALNNLSGNVFASNSLSNVAGKYQHIVSNPPFHQGTKTSYQASEDFLRGIKSHIIPRGDITIVANSFLQYLPIMHEHIGTTKRLISKQGFNIYHCKK, encoded by the coding sequence ATGTCAACTTCAAACATCAGCCAAATACTAGTACGCAATAGTGAACTGTTATCAGCTAAAACACCTTTATTTATTAACTTAATGGCAGATGGCTTTATTGAAAACTATTTACTCGACAATCCGAATGCAAAAATAAGTTGTCACAATACTAATTTTTTTGATTATGAAGCAATAAAGAATAAATATAATAGCCAGATTAACACCAGTTTTAATAGTGAATATAAAACGGCACTAGAACACGATTTAGTCATTATTAACTTTCCTAAAAGTAAAGATGAACTTGCCTTTACTTTTGCGATGATTGCACCTTATTTAAGCGACAATGCTAAAGTTATTTTAGTGGGAGAGAAAAAAGGTGGCATACAGTCTAGCCCCAAATTGACTGAGAATTTTCTACAGGGTTGTCAAAAAGTTGATGCTGCGCGTCATTGTTTAATTTTTGCCGGTATAGTTAACGCTGAAAATCTAAATAAGAATTTCAATATCGAAGACTGGTTTAAAACCTATCAAATTAATATTAACAATATATCGCTTACTATCGCTTCATTACCGGGTGTTTTTAGTCAGAAAAAACTTGATGTCGGCACCGCATTATTATTAGATAACTTGCCTCAGTCTATGCAAGGAAAGGTGTTAGATTTTGGTTGTGGTGCCGGAGTTATTAGCTGTTTCATTGGCAAGAAATTTGAATCTACCCAATTAGACTTACTTGATGTAAGCGCCTTAGCAATAACATCAGCCCAAAGAACACTGGCGTTAAATAATTTGTCGGGTAATGTTTTTGCTTCAAATAGTTTATCTAACGTAGCAGGAAAGTATCAACATATAGTCTCAAATCCTCCCTTTCATCAAGGAACAAAAACCAGCTATCAAGCGAGTGAAGATTTTTTAAGGGGAATTAAGTCTCACATTATTCCCCGTGGAGACATCACCATAGTTGCTAATAGTTTTTTACAGTACTTACCAATAATGCATGAGCATATTGGTACAACAAAGCGATTAATCAGTAAGCAGGGATTTAACATTTACCACTGCAAAAAATAA
- the dapA gene encoding 4-hydroxy-tetrahydrodipicolinate synthase: MNTQLPTNINSQSIGTTSVDACSLWTALVTPFLENNQIDFTSLEKIAIAQADAGNGILLLGSTGEGLALTRDEQMSIVEFVCNLQLNTPLMVAVGGSNLPEQINWVKYCNTLPIDSFLLGTPLYAKPGVVGQTQWFKALLDTANFPCMLYNVPSRSGVEIPVETLQNLQNHPNFWAMKEASGDLNKFLNYREQCPEVALYSGEDAMLPYLVPAGAKGLVSVCANAWPQATQTYVQLCLVGQTNTMFPLWNRAVAALFCVANPIPVKMLMQQQQNIKTPILRAPLTHLELTDNTELLAFDEKINQWLVQANQSSFINTHENRNIA; encoded by the coding sequence ATGAATACACAATTACCTACAAATATAAATTCCCAGTCTATTGGTACCACAAGCGTTGATGCTTGTTCTTTATGGACAGCTTTAGTGACGCCATTCTTAGAAAACAATCAAATTGACTTTACTAGCCTAGAAAAAATCGCGATAGCACAAGCTGACGCAGGTAACGGCATATTGTTACTTGGTAGCACAGGTGAAGGTTTAGCGTTAACCCGCGATGAGCAGATGAGTATTGTTGAGTTTGTTTGTAATCTACAGCTTAATACACCGTTAATGGTTGCTGTTGGCGGCTCTAATTTACCAGAACAAATCAACTGGGTTAAATACTGCAACACGTTACCTATTGATAGCTTTTTGCTTGGAACCCCACTTTATGCCAAGCCTGGTGTAGTTGGTCAAACTCAATGGTTTAAAGCGCTACTAGATACCGCAAATTTTCCCTGTATGTTATATAACGTGCCTTCTCGTAGTGGCGTGGAAATTCCCGTTGAAACCTTACAAAATTTGCAAAATCATCCAAATTTCTGGGCAATGAAAGAGGCGAGTGGCGATTTAAATAAATTTCTTAATTACCGTGAACAATGCCCAGAAGTAGCACTTTACAGTGGTGAAGATGCCATGTTGCCGTATCTAGTACCAGCAGGTGCTAAAGGTTTAGTCTCGGTCTGCGCTAATGCATGGCCTCAAGCAACACAAACGTATGTTCAACTATGTTTAGTTGGGCAAACCAACACTATGTTTCCATTATGGAACAGGGCTGTAGCAGCACTATTTTGTGTTGCCAATCCAATCCCAGTCAAAATGTTAATGCAGCAGCAACAAAATATTAAAACACCGATATTGCGAGCGCCATTAACACACCTTGAATTAACCGATAATACAGAGTTATTGGCATTTGATGAAAAAATTAACCAATGGTTAGTGCAAGCTAATCAATCTTCTTTTATAAATACACATGAAAATAGGAATATCGCATGA
- a CDS encoding Hpt domain-containing protein yields MNESNELIQLDKELLNDYVQRLGHGVVKQMFELYIQQVALYLNDIESSLLFDNSQLWQEHCHKMKGAAGSVGLKSLHSRLKEMEKTTTNASDKAHQLAELKIHNKQAIAAFDDWLAGL; encoded by the coding sequence ATGAATGAAAGTAATGAGTTAATACAATTGGATAAAGAGCTTCTGAATGACTATGTACAACGTTTAGGTCATGGTGTAGTAAAACAAATGTTTGAGCTTTATATTCAACAAGTGGCTTTATATCTTAATGATATAGAAAGCTCATTGTTGTTTGATAACTCACAATTATGGCAAGAACATTGCCATAAAATGAAAGGTGCAGCAGGTAGTGTTGGCTTAAAATCATTGCATTCACGTTTAAAAGAAATGGAAAAAACAACAACAAATGCAAGTGACAAAGCTCATCAATTAGCTGAGCTTAAAATCCACAATAAACAAGCGATAGCGGCTTTTGATGATTGGTTAGCTGGCTTATAG
- a CDS encoding PLP-dependent decarboxylase, producing the protein MTKPTWFDTNIESTLLAHQSPEDEQGYFVYQLDTLKKHLATLQQQDVIKLWFAVKANPLSKVIQTLDSEGFDFDVASTGELSQVLAQGVNPSRILNTGPAKSKKQLDAFVKKGVGTFVIESLNQLNWLNEVVKEQSGSEKPTVLLRVQLQWPDGEKNPLGGNSLTPFGLSVEEWQNIKVSDYPELNICGLHIFQWGNMLSNEKMYSLWGQMVKPLTELANDIGMKLKILDLGGGLGIDYLGEGKTLAWQQIISDLADIKAKAGVDELWLELGRFAVAECGYYVVPVIDKKTNYGQEQLVLAAGINHLIRPAITDQPFPVTLLRQSNEPSQNFDLHGPLCTSMDKLGHLSLPEDVKVGDELVFGYCGAYGFTESMPFFLCHQLAAEYVIQENKLVEVRPAKPASSYLA; encoded by the coding sequence ATGACTAAACCCACTTGGTTCGACACCAATATTGAAAGTACTTTGTTAGCCCATCAATCACCAGAAGATGAACAAGGCTATTTTGTCTATCAATTAGATACGTTAAAAAAACACCTTGCGACATTGCAGCAACAAGATGTGATTAAGCTTTGGTTTGCTGTTAAAGCTAATCCTTTATCTAAAGTTATTCAAACATTAGATAGTGAAGGGTTTGATTTTGATGTTGCTAGCACCGGTGAGTTATCACAAGTATTAGCACAAGGTGTGAATCCTAGCCGTATTTTGAATACAGGTCCGGCTAAATCTAAAAAACAACTTGATGCTTTTGTTAAAAAAGGTGTCGGTACTTTTGTGATTGAAAGCTTAAATCAACTGAACTGGCTTAATGAAGTTGTTAAGGAGCAGTCAGGTAGTGAAAAACCAACCGTATTACTACGTGTACAATTACAGTGGCCTGATGGTGAGAAAAACCCATTAGGTGGTAATAGCTTAACGCCTTTTGGTTTGTCGGTAGAAGAATGGCAAAACATTAAAGTAAGTGACTATCCCGAATTAAATATTTGTGGTTTACATATTTTTCAGTGGGGCAATATGCTCAGTAACGAAAAAATGTATTCCTTATGGGGACAAATGGTTAAGCCTCTCACTGAACTTGCCAACGATATTGGTATGAAGCTAAAAATTCTTGATTTAGGTGGTGGCTTAGGTATCGATTATCTTGGCGAAGGTAAAACGCTAGCATGGCAGCAAATTATTTCTGATTTAGCCGATATTAAAGCCAAAGCTGGCGTTGACGAGCTTTGGTTAGAGCTTGGTCGTTTTGCTGTCGCTGAATGTGGTTATTATGTTGTTCCGGTAATTGATAAAAAAACTAATTATGGTCAAGAGCAATTAGTATTGGCAGCAGGTATTAATCACCTTATTCGCCCAGCAATAACGGATCAACCTTTTCCTGTTACCTTGCTTCGTCAGTCGAATGAACCAAGTCAGAATTTTGATTTACATGGACCACTTTGTACGAGTATGGATAAACTTGGCCACTTATCTTTACCAGAAGACGTTAAGGTCGGTGATGAATTAGTTTTTGGCTATTGTGGTGCTTACGGATTTACTGAAAGCATGCCGTTTTTCTTATGTCACCAACTGGCGGCGGAATATGTAATTCAAGAAAATAAATTAGTTGAAGTTAGACCTGCGAAACCTGCGAGTTCATACCTTGCATAG
- a CDS encoding 2,3,4,5-tetrahydropyridine-2,6-dicarboxylate N-succinyltransferase, with protein sequence MNWQDVIAQLETGALRAATQDENGNWHANVEVKQGILAAFKAGENIAFGDNYLGFVDKHNLPARQFTPEDGVRLVPGGSSVRAGAHVAKGVIIMPPAYINVGAFVDTGTMVDSHALIGSCAQIGKNVHVSAAVQIGGVLEPIGASPVIIEDNAFLSAGVVIVEGIVVKKGAVLAPGVSLSKSVPVYDCVNEVMREKGAEIPENAIVVPGTRPVKGDWAQAQGLNMACALIVKYRDEQSDAALELESILR encoded by the coding sequence ATGAATTGGCAAGATGTAATAGCACAATTAGAAACTGGTGCACTACGCGCAGCAACTCAAGATGAAAACGGTAATTGGCATGCCAATGTTGAAGTAAAACAAGGTATTTTAGCTGCATTTAAAGCGGGTGAAAACATTGCTTTTGGTGATAACTATTTAGGCTTTGTTGATAAACATAATTTACCTGCTCGTCAGTTTACACCTGAGGATGGTGTTCGTTTAGTACCGGGTGGTTCATCTGTACGTGCTGGTGCTCATGTTGCTAAAGGCGTAATTATTATGCCACCAGCTTATATCAATGTTGGTGCATTTGTTGATACGGGTACTATGGTTGATAGCCATGCTCTAATTGGCTCATGTGCTCAAATTGGTAAAAATGTTCATGTTTCAGCTGCGGTTCAAATTGGTGGTGTATTAGAGCCAATCGGTGCTAGCCCAGTAATTATTGAAGATAATGCTTTCTTGAGTGCCGGTGTTGTTATTGTTGAAGGTATTGTAGTGAAAAAAGGCGCTGTACTAGCACCAGGTGTTTCATTATCTAAATCAGTACCAGTATATGATTGTGTTAATGAAGTGATGCGTGAAAAAGGCGCTGAAATTCCAGAAAATGCTATTGTTGTTCCGGGCACTCGCCCTGTAAAAGGAGATTGGGCGCAAGCACAAGGCTTGAACATGGCATGTGCTTTGATCGTTAAGTATCGTGATGAACAAAGTGATGCGGCATTAGAGTTAGAATCTATCCTTCGTTAA